One part of the Salinivirga cyanobacteriivorans genome encodes these proteins:
- a CDS encoding T9SS type A sorting domain-containing protein — translation MKTGITLRLILGLKMMILCAYVSMAQTATPPTLGDGSEANPYQIESLDNLYWLSQDTTLWELHYEQVANIDASATETWDDGAGFFPIGNNDKEFSGSYNGGGYVIYNLTINRGAVGNIGFFGRVNEGQLDSVGLSNVNIIGAVNVGGLIGYLPAGSVSYCFTTGNVTSVTPNNYSAAGGLIGNCKDTLKYSYSMADVTSSNQIGGGLVGVNHSLISDCYARGSSYAPHFGGGLVGNNHGVVNNSFSTGDASGGGLIGTGSAVYHSFWDTASSGMQNSSGGIPSNTSEMTTMTLYTDEGWDFVGESENGTENHWVIIPEINDGYPHLSIIGDKEAPEFTFLPENIIEASSNCEATLSDYTSQVIATDNISADEDIIIEQYPPAGTPFTTVAEVTFYATDESGNIGSSSINVAAEDLEAPVITSSLPDIDVAANSNCDIEVADYRGSEIDVMDNCATEFTFEQSPAPGTIISAETAEITVYALDHNGNADSISFVVTAVDETAPAFVSYPENVTLTNEGTCEATLTDLIQDVEVMDGCNSVSELEIVQSPAAGELISGYEEVNITATDQSGNSNSVVITVYVEDSEAPVPNEDVLPDIIAECELSELTAPTASDNCAGTVTGIYDVALPITTIGTTVVTWTYDDGNGNTVTQTQNVIIEEDNILPTPDLSELPDFTAQCEVTELNTFTATDNCAGTIEGIHDAELPIVTQGTTLVTWTYDDGNGNIATQTQDVVIEDVTTPEISVVDAVTIDLQDGENEYIIENDELDATATDNCGIEALTNNYNNDTSLTNESFAPGVYDVIWTATDVNGNEIKDTTVITVNAYNGIVPTAESGIVIYPNPSKGQVSIANATGYNVKIMDMAGRLVKKKAISTNNYQVDLRKGIYLIQLTSNKETQTSVLIVE, via the coding sequence ATGAAGACAGGAATTACCCTGAGGCTTATTCTGGGCCTCAAAATGATGATTTTATGTGCCTACGTTTCTATGGCACAAACAGCAACTCCTCCAACTTTAGGAGATGGCTCAGAAGCTAATCCTTATCAAATTGAATCGCTCGATAACTTATATTGGTTATCACAGGATACCACACTGTGGGAATTACATTATGAGCAGGTTGCAAATATTGATGCATCCGCAACGGAAACATGGGACGATGGTGCCGGATTTTTTCCAATAGGAAATAATGATAAAGAGTTTTCCGGTTCATATAATGGTGGTGGCTATGTAATTTATAATTTAACCATTAATAGGGGTGCAGTAGGCAATATAGGATTTTTTGGCCGCGTGAATGAGGGACAACTCGATTCTGTTGGATTAAGTAATGTAAATATCATAGGTGCAGTGAATGTAGGTGGATTGATTGGCTATTTGCCTGCTGGTTCTGTTTCTTACTGTTTTACAACCGGCAATGTAACAAGTGTTACACCAAACAATTATTCTGCTGCAGGAGGGTTAATTGGAAATTGTAAAGATACGCTTAAGTATAGCTATTCAATGGCCGATGTAACCTCAAGTAACCAAATAGGTGGTGGCTTGGTTGGTGTGAATCATAGTTTAATTTCAGATTGCTATGCTCGCGGTAGTTCGTATGCTCCACATTTCGGTGGTGGTTTAGTTGGTAATAATCATGGGGTCGTAAATAATAGTTTCAGCACAGGAGATGCTTCTGGTGGTGGTCTGATTGGAACGGGCTCCGCGGTGTATCACTCTTTTTGGGATACAGCTTCTTCAGGAATGCAAAATAGTAGTGGGGGCATTCCATCTAATACTTCTGAAATGACTACAATGACTTTATATACAGATGAAGGATGGGATTTTGTTGGAGAATCAGAAAATGGTACTGAAAATCATTGGGTTATTATACCTGAAATAAACGATGGATATCCCCATTTATCAATAATTGGCGACAAAGAAGCTCCTGAATTTACTTTTTTGCCTGAAAATATTATTGAGGCCTCAAGCAATTGCGAAGCAACGCTTTCTGATTACACTTCGCAAGTAATAGCAACTGATAATATTAGTGCCGATGAGGATATTATCATTGAACAATATCCTCCTGCAGGAACTCCATTTACTACAGTTGCTGAAGTTACGTTTTATGCGACAGATGAAAGTGGAAACATCGGATCATCTTCTATTAATGTGGCTGCAGAAGATTTGGAGGCACCGGTAATTACTTCTTCTTTGCCTGATATTGACGTTGCTGCCAACAGTAATTGTGATATTGAAGTGGCAGATTATCGTGGAAGTGAAATTGATGTTATGGATAATTGTGCTACAGAATTTACTTTTGAGCAAAGTCCTGCACCGGGGACTATTATTTCAGCAGAAACAGCTGAAATAACCGTATATGCATTAGATCATAACGGAAATGCAGATAGCATTAGTTTTGTGGTAACCGCTGTTGATGAGACAGCTCCGGCTTTTGTATCTTACCCTGAGAATGTGACATTAACGAATGAAGGCACCTGCGAAGCAACATTAACTGATTTAATTCAGGACGTAGAAGTAATGGATGGATGCAATAGTGTATCGGAACTCGAGATTGTGCAATCTCCTGCCGCAGGAGAGCTTATAAGTGGTTATGAAGAAGTAAATATTACAGCAACCGACCAATCAGGAAATTCTAATTCTGTTGTAATTACTGTTTATGTTGAGGACTCAGAAGCCCCTGTTCCAAATGAAGATGTTTTACCAGATATAATTGCGGAATGTGAGTTAAGTGAGCTTACTGCACCAACTGCTTCTGATAATTGTGCTGGCACAGTTACCGGAATCTATGATGTTGCATTACCAATTACCACAATAGGCACAACTGTGGTCACCTGGACATATGATGATGGTAATGGCAACACCGTTACGCAAACGCAGAATGTTATAATTGAAGAAGATAATATTTTACCAACCCCTGATTTGTCTGAATTACCTGATTTCACAGCTCAATGCGAGGTAACAGAGCTAAATACTTTCACTGCTACTGATAACTGTGCCGGAACAATAGAGGGTATACATGATGCAGAACTACCTATTGTAACTCAGGGTACAACGTTGGTTACCTGGACATACGATGATGGAAATGGCAATATTGCGACGCAAACTCAGGATGTTGTAATAGAGGATGTTACTACTCCTGAAATATCTGTAGTAGATGCTGTTACTATTGACTTGCAAGATGGAGAAAATGAATATATTATTGAAAATGACGAACTCGATGCAACAGCAACAGATAATTGTGGGATAGAGGCGCTAACGAACAACTATAATAACGACACATCACTTACTAATGAATCGTTTGCTCCAGGCGTGTATGATGTAATCTGGACAGCTACAGATGTTAACGGCAATGAAATTAAAGATACAACCGTAATCACAGTGAATGCTTATAACGGTATTGTACCCACAGCCGAAAGTGGCATTGTGATTTATCCTAATCCATCTAAAGGCCAGGTTTCAATTGCCAATGCAACAGGCTATAATGTGAAAATTATGGATATGGCCGGCAGGCTTGTCAAGAAAAAAGCCATTTCAACCAATAACTATCAGGTTGATCTAAGAAAAGGAATTTATCTTATTCAACTCACATCAAATAAAGAGACACAAACCTCTGTGCTGATCGTTGAATAA